The Magnolia sinica isolate HGM2019 chromosome 3, MsV1, whole genome shotgun sequence genome includes the window CAAATAAAAATTTATGAAGTCTATAGCATCGAATACTTAAGAGGACAAATGATCAACAACCCTTGCATGATAAACAAAAATAATCAACGACTCACATGAAACCAtatcttattaaaatatttatccAGAGATTATGATAATGAAATAATAATAGACAACCCACCCTCTCTCCTTAAAATAATACCTTCCCTCCCTTACCTAACATTATACAACATGTACGAAACTTATTATtggaaaataataagaaaatttATAGTATGCGTGtatgagatccccaccttttatttattcattcctatCATCGTTGGGTTGTACCTCAAAATCACACCGGTCCTATAATCATAGTCACTGATCAGAGAATTCTTGATGACCAGCGGTTGAGGTTtaattgaagaaaataaaataaaatctccttAATGGCCAGCATCATTTGAACGGTGTGATTTTTGCACTATGGCTATCCATGGTAGATGAACCGTTCAGATCTTGAGCATCCCACATCATAACTTACTTAATAGCATTTAGCATTTGGATACTTTCTTTTATAAGACAGTTTTATCAAAAtttggaagggaaaaaaaaaaaagaaagtgtttTGAGAGAATGCCTGGCCCTAAATCGCAGGCAGCTACCAGGCGGGCCTCTTTCTCACTGTCCAATGGCACATATGTGAATCATCTGTGCCGTTCTTTAAATATTGTACACTTTTAGCATACGTTATATTCGGATGCGGATTGCCTACTAACTCAATaagctaccgttgaaaccttcctagttcTCACAGTATACttgtttttcatccaatctgttcgtaaggacacacaaacatggattaaaaggaaaacacaaatatcagcttgattcagaaGTTATGTGGCCctggagaagttttcaacggcagcCGTTCAATTCCACTATTTCCAGTGGGGTAGtttaattgagctttggatatgcttcaattttaggttcatgctctaaaatgagctagaaacaTGGATGGACAGCGTCGATAAGATAGATGcattacggtaggccccacagattaTACGCGATACTCATCGTGGGAGCGACACATGTACGTTGAATTCGGACTAATGGACTTTCTTTCTAACCgctttattttttttcatcctAGTGTATCTGCCTGATCAACATACCAGCGCATTTTTAAAATCTCCACTACCTGATGAAGGGTCTGGACTTCTGAGATGTGTACCATCAAATGGGGCACGGCTTCGTTGGAtccctcactgtggggcccaccaagatctaTATACTTTAaattcatgccgtccattcgttttgaaagatcattttagtatttgatccaaaaatgaagaagatccaaatctcaggtggaccacactacaggaaagtggtgattcaccattaaaaacttctttatggGCTACAAtatattttggatcaagctgactttTGTTTGGTCCGTTCATCCACGTCtttctgaccttatcaacgggttggatggcaaattaaaATTCGGGTggcccctagaagtttttaatagtgagtattcaataaccactgtttcctttgctatggtccacctgatatttggatctgcttcatttctgggatcgcactctaaaatgatcttttaaaaaggatggactgcgtggatgtaaaacacatagatgatggtgggccccacagtcagggatccatcgAAGCCACCCCCATCAAATGATGGAACGAGGCCAATCATGGTTGGTGTACTGATCCGAGCCCAGCATTTTATCAAACGCCAGAAACAAAATACATATAAGGTGGTTCCACAGATTAATGATTCCTtccacactctcatccattaattttgTTCGTCTGCATAAAATTATGAAAAAGAAATATATCAAATGAAAACtggaatttaaattaaaaataaaaataaaaataaaataaaagaaagaaagaaaaatttatCTGAAACAAACAATACATTGTGAAAATTACACTTAAAAAGAAAAATCCGAGCTGAGAGAGCTCCTGAGATACCACGACCATCTCACTTCCAACCATAAACAAACATAACTAAAAACCAAATTAAGTTGGTCTATacccattcttttttttttcttcttttttttttttttacatataaaGCTTGTATTCAGCTATGCCTAAACATTTCAATTTACATAACCAAGACTATAATCCAAAGCAAGTCGAAAATTACCATATCTCTCTCACAGCTTTACCATTCGAACACAAGCTTGATCTTGGATTTCCTGATTCGACACAGACACAGAGACGGTGCAGTTCATCACCACTACCACACCACGCTTGATTATCTTAATTATGCTTACTCGCCCGCTTATCTTGGTGTAGCTACTTACCGTAAGAGCCCCCGACGCAACATCACTTATAAGATTCTGATCCCCCACCAGCTTATTTGCATTTACATCCACTGTAACATTCATTCGTAGCGTCCTCCTTGCTAATGCCTTCCCTGCTGGAGTGTGAGCTTCACCTACTGTCTTTCCACGGTATGTGAGAATCGTGGTTGAGTTGTCGAATTTGAATGATGCAGCATTCGGATTCTTAACGGAGACGTCGGCTGTTAAAGTCAGGTTAAGAGACAGAGCTGAAGATAAACCAGCGACGTTAAGGTTCATCCGATCAATCTTAATAGAATTCATGGCCATCTCAGGTTCTTTGATCTTGAAAACGGTAAGAGCAAGCACCAAGATTACAAGAGCAAGAATTAGTATGGTTCCAATGAAACATGCACACCAGGGAAGCAAACGTCGCTTGCTCATGTTGGATGATGATTTCCACCTGGGATCCTCTTCATCACTGCTGGATCGATCTGCGGCATGAGCCAATGGTATGACCTGCCCCCCTTCGCCCATCACCTCTTCTTTGATGAGAGTTTGAGAAGCGCACTCCATTTCCTCTATATTATGCATGCTTGGTAGGTACGGGAAATAGTAATGGAGGTTGGTAGCCCCCACGCACTCGCTCTCAACCAGACACGTGtggatgacatccaatccgtctatcaatTACAATGCCATAAAATCAAGCTGATCATCATCTGTCAGCAAAGACACGTGTAAAATTAACGACTGACTGACGGTTCTAGAAGAACATAAGACTGTCCACACCCTATTTTTCACCCAATGCCCCACTTGCATGTCACAAGCACGAGCCCAGATCAGCATGAATTTGATCTTCATGGCACTGATATCGTATACAAGTGGCATGTAGGCAGGAAATACAAATTTATTTCTGATGGATATTAAATAGAAAActatatatatttatttcatttccaGGCTGAGTTAGTTGGCAGGTCCTGAATGGAGGgcttaatatataaatattaaagcATTTAATGCACCAAATTCAATAACCAAATATTTATTAATGGAAGACTAGAAAtgttcaaaatcaatttgaattttgaaaactAACCTATTTAATACGGTTGCAACATTTTAAACCGTTCGCCTGACAAATGAATGCCACACCTACAATTTCAAAGTTCCCAACCGTCAACAATCACAACCTCCAAAAAGGTATCAAATACTCCTCCCCCCTCCACGTGTGCATTCTATGTGCCACATCCACATAATCTATGTTCTCGGGTGACTTTGGATTGTCCATCCAGAGGGCCGCACTGTACATGGCCTATGGTGAATAAATCAATATTCTGAAAAGGATGAACATCGTCATTGAgcgtgtgtggtccacttggtccatctttcagGTGGCATACATGCATTTAGTTCTTTTCATTGAGATTTTATAGAATCAGggtttcacatgatttttaaatatttcaaaataattcTTTCATTTAGGTCAAGTTTGATCAAACTTATTTTCAACActtattattaaattttaatattttcactGATTTCCCATTATTTAGGACACTTCATAAATCCAAATATATAATCATATGGTTAATTttgattttcattaaaaaaaatcatctcaTCTCTCTTAACTTATCACTTAACATGGAATGTAGTAAGTGATTGTGCTTccaattaataatttaaaataataacaatgcGCTTTCTCTTCTCAAATATGATAAcaatttttggacaatctaatgaGGATTGATAACATATGTAAACTATTAATATCAACGTAATTGTTAAATCCTTCGAAATGAGGGGTCACTCACCCAAGATGAAGATCAGAGTGCTGAGATTTTTTATGTCGAAGTTGGTATGTTGTTGCACATCCGAGTGACTGTGCACTAATAatgattttgtggcccattttttGAGGTGTTTATAGACTTCTTTTGAGAAGTGGGAGTGCACATCTTGTGGTATTCATTAGTAGCTTCAAAATAAGTAGCCGCATGTCCCGAATGAAAGCAGAGTGCTAAGATCTTTTACTTCGACGTTGGTGTATCGCTGCACATCTAGGCCACATGTACGACAATAATGATTTGGCCTTGTGGTTCAAATTTTTTGTTCGTAGATTACTCATTTCGCAAGTAAATTGTACATCCTTTAATACTCATTGATATCTTCAaaacacttttttcttttttctttttctagctGAAGAGAGTGAAGCTACTATATCTTCAAAACTCATTGATATCTTCAAAACACAACTGCATGTTTCGAACAAAGATCTCATAGTGTTGAGATCTTTTATGTCAAAATAGGTGTGTCGCTTCACATAGGGCCACATATGCAACAATAACGATTTGAAATAATGCAACTATATAAGAACACTTTTATTTATTGTTAGCCAACatacaatggtttggatcattagaggATGAGACGGATTCAAAGGCTAAGGTTGCGAGATATGATATTTCAATGACTGTGATCCTCTATTGAAAGTATAGGTAAATTTTAGGGCGCCGCTTCTTAGTGGTCCATATCATGATACCATATCACAATAAACATCAATTTTCTCTCTACtgacaacacaacttttaacgtGTGAAACTTCTCTGAGTCTATCacaatttatgtgttagatccacatcatccaacaattcatccagatcattttagagcatgagctaaaaaataaggcatatccaaagctcaagtgaaccacaccaatgaAAGTAGTGGGGTTGAATGACTGTCgttgaggtttatttgccatctaacctcttcataagtcacacacacctggatgaagggaaaaacaaatatcagctttatcagaGAATTTTGTGGTCctaaaatgttttcaatggtaggtattcaattcctACTGCTTCCAATAGTGTGgccccacttgagccttgtatttatctcatttttgtctcatgccctcaAATAATATGGaacattggatggacggtgtggatctgagaAGTACACCAtgatggggccatggaagttctgCATATCAACACTTGGGGTTTTCATCTTTCCCGGGAATAGGCTGCACCACACATAAAGCAACTGAATTTCTTGATGCGTGAAATTCCCATGGTcccataggccccacaatgatgtatttcttagatccacaccgcccatccattttttagattatTCTAGAATATGAGCCAAAAAACTGGTcgaattcaaagctcaagtaaaccttACCAAAGGAAACTATAGGAATCgatgcccatcattgaaaacttcatggggccatggAAGGATCTGATCAAGCTACTAGTTGGTTTTTACCTTCATCAGGGTCTTTGTAACCTTAATGAGGTTAGGTGGCTGTAGACATCCCACCCAAgctaatatcttgagaaggctaagacagtcTGAGAACCATGATCCTATCCGAACCTCGAAACCCTAATCTGCACCCCGAAACCTTAATCCGAACTTCTAACCTTAGCCTAGACCCTAAACCTAGCCTGACCTGAATTCCAATCCAAACCTAATTAGAATATACATGCAATTAAGCATGGAAACCCACCTATTTGAACCCAAAAGCCTAGAAGTAGACTATTAGACGAACTAGCGCGCCAAACGAGGCCCAATAGACAAAGCTCGGCCCGATCCCAGCCCAGGCGATAGTTTGACTACCGCTGGCGGTACTCGGATTACCTCCGCTTGTGGGGCGCTTGTGTCCTCCAAGAAATAGTTGTCTGTGcacccgaaagtcaactttcttttgAAATTACCCCTCCAACCAACATTATTTACCTTTTTACCAACCCCAAGAGCCAATGGGGGTACGTCACGTGGCGtccctctctcctcaaccaatcccaagctgCTATGTCAGCATTTACCCCTCTCAAACTCAGCAATTACTACattgccattggagaaggctataaatagccctctcctcttcacattttcacaacaacaacaacttccACTTTCcaagtgtgagagaaagagagggagagaagagaagagagtgagagtgagggtgaggaggAGCTTCCAAgccttaaatttcagattttttcagCCACCTTCTAGCCTCACCTCAACCATCTCAACCCTTCGACCTAGCCCAAATTGGCCATTGTTCGGTCCATATTTTAGCAtattcaagttcaagccaaaaGACTCATTCATCTcatatacaagcattcatcataatATTTATTCCCTTCTCCTCTAGAtatctagtgaacgtatgctctgtgacttgtcatccatcggatcctgtcacatgaGAAATTCCTAATATCTAGTCCATTTCTTTCATCTCTTTGCATAAGTATTATTACATCTGCCTTCTAGACACGCCGTTAGACATATGCTCTGTGGCCtaccgaaatctcggatcttgccacatcagaaatctGCGTGTGTGCCTATTCTTATCTTGACCACAGCATCCATCATTctttgagattgttttaccacatAAATTAAAGATTGTACATCTGTGCGGACAGAGAGGGtatctaacaccttccctctttataactgATGTACCTTACCCGGAATCCCGGATCGCAAACCAGGAGTttatctaaggtaggagagtctttgaATTtttccaaccttacatattccgcgggttctagccgactgcgggattctgagattaattggctagtggcgactccaacatccgcAAATCAACTTGATCACCCCCACAAATCAAAACCAAAAACATGCCGATCAGCGTGGGCGCCAATTCCCAGCGTTCAcagtgacaaataaacatcatggttggcttaGGTAGGTTTCAGCCATGGTTTTTTCAATCcacactgctttctgtggtgtggtctacttgaactttggatgtgctttatttttgggctcatgctctaaaatgacctgtaaaagttgatggacagtgtggatataacacataaaccatggtgtgCTAAAGAAGTTCCACATGTTAAAATTTGTGTCGTGGAGTGCACAATTTATTCGGTAGGGAGCATACGAGTAAACAttgaagggcccaccatgaatgtatgtggttcatccacgctgccaaccatccatttttccagctcattttagggttgattttgaagcatatccaaagctcaaatggaccataccatgggaataATTGGGaatgatgatttccactgttgaaaccttcccagggacaccctgatccatagcttaagtggttGACTGAGttaaagatacctcgtttcaacattgaggtcttggtatcgatccctagtgggggtggctaacagtgaagtgtgaacttacaatggatgtactaacaagctaacaaaaaaaagaaaccttcccagggcctacaatgatgtttattt containing:
- the LOC131238777 gene encoding uncharacterized protein LOC131238777 — translated: MECASQTLIKEEVMGEGGQVIPLAHAADRSSSDEEDPRWKSSSNMSKRRLLPWCACFIGTILILALVILVLALTVFKIKEPEMAMNSIKIDRMNLNVAGLSSALSLNLTLTADVSVKNPNAASFKFDNSTTILTYRGKTVGEAHTPAGKALARRTLRMNVTVDVNANKLVGDQNLISDVASGALTVSSYTKISGRVSIIKIIKRGVVVVMNCTVSVSVSNQEIQDQACVRMVKL